The Lactiplantibacillus paraplantarum genome includes the window CTTTTGTTAGGCGTTATCGCGTTAAGTTTAAGCTGGTATCGGATTATTCGGTCTTATCAAAGCTATAACGGCTTTGAAAAGGGCGCTGAAACCTTTAGTTCTCCTGATCAATTGAAGAAAGAATATGAGCTAATACCCGATAGAAATAAGAGCTTCCCTGGATATGGTGGAATACCGTTGGTTCATTACAATCGACCAGTTGGTTCACTGATTCAAAGTGCAAGCTATAGTCCTCTTTTCCAAAAGACAAAGAAAAAATTAGCTGAAAGATTCACCCTATTGCCGTCTGGCACATATGGGATTGATCAAACGACGGTTAACAGCTTGATTTATGGGATCACGCGATCGGGGAAAGGCGTAACGGAAGTGGAACCCTTAATTGATATTCTTTCTCGGGCAGAGAAGCAAGCCTCAATGGAAGTTAATGATCCCAAGCTGGAATTATTCACTAAGTCGAAGAGAATGCTAGAAAGACGCGGCTATCGGGTATATGTACTAAATTTGCAAAATATGGCCAAATCGATGTCTTATAACCCACTGCAAGTTGTGGTAGATTACGCTAGAAGAGGGTATTATGATGAAGCCCAACGAGAAGCTAACCGCATCTCTTCAGCTATCTATCAGAGTAATGATGATGGTGGGAATAGTAAATTTTGGAATAATTCTTCAGTAAACTTGTTAAATGCTCTAATTCTTAGTCAGTTGGATATGGCTGTTCGCCATAACTCGTGGAACCGCGTCACGATGAATAATATTTATCGGGAGCTGACGGAATTAGGTGGGCAAGAGATTCAGGACGATGCTGGTTTGTTAACGACCAGGTTATCGTATTACTTCAAAAAGATGGCTCAAATAAAAAATAAAACACAGTTGCAAGAGATGGCATTAGAAGCTTTTCAGCAATCAAATTTTGCAGGTGACGAAACGGCCGGCAATATTTACGCTTCAATGATGGAGGGCATTAAGATTTATCAACAACGTGATATTGCTCAGCTGACTTCCATGAATTCATTAGACTTTCGTACTATGGCCTTTCCACGTAGGCTTAGAGTGGGATTTGGTCAGCAATTGTCACTGCAAACGGTTTACGTTATATTTTATGACGATAAGGGTAACGAGATTGAACAACGCTCTCAAATGATTGATAGGCTGGGATTTCTCGATTTTCCAATCAAAGCAAAATTGCCTCGCAAATATCGAATCAAAATAGATTTCAATCATGATCTAACTGACCCTGAGCTCAGAAAGTATCACTACTGTTATCAAGGTACTATCAAGACCCACAAACGTTCACCTTTAGATAAAGGGTTCAAAGAAGCTGGAAAGGTAACCTTAGAACCCCTTCAATCAGTAATACTAAACGATGAGGAACAACAAATTACATTCGACTATTCTGAACAACCAGTGGCTCTCTTTCTAGGAACACCGCCACACAATCCTTCTTATAACCAACTCGTGTCTTTCGCTATTGACCAAAGTTTTAACCAGATGTATCAAATGGCCTTAGATAATGAAAAAAAGTGTTATACAAGAGTTCATTTTATAATCGATGAGGGTGGGAATTTACCTAAAATTCAAGATCTACCAACAAAATTTTCAATTGGTTTAGGATCAGAGTTGTTATTCGATTGGGTTTTACAAAACAAAGCCCAACTCAGAATCAATTATACGAAAGAAGAAGCTGAGACAATTATTAGCAATTGTGGGAATACCTTGTATATCCTTTCCAAGGATAAGGAAACGGCTCAGGAGATTAGTGATGAAGTGGGCCACACGACTGTCAATGTTATGGGGCACCAGTTACAAGGTAATGTGGCTGAATTGAATGGCCTCAATAGTAATTTAGATGCGGTGCCAGTTATATCGATGGAAGAATTATTACGACTAAGAACTGGAGAAATGGTTGTAGTTCGTTCGACTGCAAGGACGGACCAAAGGGGACGTATCATTCGGGCTAATCCGATATTCGATACCGGCAAGACTAGAATGCCGGCAAGTTGGCAGTTTTTAAATCAAACTTTAGATAACAAGGCAACAATTTATGATATTAATGTTAATACACCACATAAACGACTTATGCTAAAATCCCTGCAATATGACTATGCTAGTGATGAAAATGACAGTGAGCTAAATCAAATGATTCAGTTGGCTAATGAAGCCCCAACTCGTTCAGCACAAGTGATAACTGAGCCAGCGACGACAGCTAGCGAAGAACTTAGACAGCAATTGGCGCAAGAGAAGGATTGGGGCGCCTTGCAAAAACAGTTAATGGCTTGTGTTGACTATCAGTCATCAGCATATGGTGAAATTAGGGATTTGGCAGTTGATGCAGTCGCTAGCTATGTATTGGCCCATTTAAAGCTATACGAAAAATGTATTCGTAAAAGGGTGAGCTAGCCGTAATCATTAATCAGTAAGATCACTGACCGGTAGGTTAGTGATCCTTTTTGGTGTTGGTAGAAGTCATCGCTGCTTCACCGGAGTTGTTAGGCTAGTGCTATCAACGATAAGGAGCTGACTAAAATGATGATTGATAAAACGGCAGTTGCCGGTAGTGAGTTACCAGTATTGGCGACGAAAGCCGATCTGAAATATTTAGACGAAGTTGGTAGTCAAGGGCAATATCGACAAGTTGCTTGGATCAAAAGCACAACGGGGACTTTTGTGCCGTTATATGGTATCGGCGATGACTTAGTCCGGCTTGATGGGCAAACGGAATTTCCAGATCAGGAGGCGTTGTAAATGGCAAACAAAAGTCGAACTGAAATTCAGGCTGGGAAGCAACAGCTCGTTCATCAGGCTGAAATAAAACTCCAAGCACTAACCACTAGCACGAACTTTAAGGCCTATTTAAAAACGATGGCCAAGTTCCACCACTATAGCTTACGCAATATTAATTTGATTTATGCCCAAGATCCCCAGGCAACCCAAGTGGCGGGTTTTAAACAATGGCAAAAAGATTTTAGCCGTCAGGTGACTAAAGGCGCTAAAGCCATTCGGATTGCGGCGCCCATTACCAAACGGTTGACACCAGAACAACAAAGGCAGTTAGGAACTAAACGCGATCAGGCCATCGTGGGTTATCGGTATTTACCGGTCTTTGATGTGCGGCACACTACCGGTAAGCAGATACCGCAAACGCAAGATTTTATCAAACCAGAGCTAGGAGAACACGCGAATGTGACGCCACTTTATCAAGCCTTTAAGACCTACCTTAACGAAACGACGAATTTAACTGTAACGGAGCGACCAATGACTGAAAATCAAGCTCGGGGTTACTTTGCCCCCCAAACCAATGAAATTGTGATTGATAGTCAGGAGTTGGATCAAGGTATGCGACTAAAGACGTTGTATCATGAATATGCCCATAGTCAATTACATGGACTAACATCAGCCTTTAAAGATCGACCGCGCGGCTATCAGGAAGCACAGGCGGAGGCCGTGGCTTATGTGGCCATGCAAAATATCGGTATTGATACGGGTGATTACTCATTAGGGTATGTGGCAACTTGGGCTAAAGATCAAACGGTGATTCATCAAGCGCTCAGTGAGATTAAACAAGTTAGTAATAAAACGATTGAAATTAGTGATGAGCTGGTGCAGGACTTGCGGCGTGAGCAGCGTATGGGGCGGCCACAGAATGAAGAGTTAAGACAAGAGGTTGTCCCG containing:
- a CDS encoding VirD4-like conjugal transfer protein, CD1115 family, with protein sequence MIQHGQAFQDPTHLGLTWSRVLDWTKAWPGNQLNNPWLIWGLLLGVIALSLSWYRIIRSYQSYNGFEKGAETFSSPDQLKKEYELIPDRNKSFPGYGGIPLVHYNRPVGSLIQSASYSPLFQKTKKKLAERFTLLPSGTYGIDQTTVNSLIYGITRSGKGVTEVEPLIDILSRAEKQASMEVNDPKLELFTKSKRMLERRGYRVYVLNLQNMAKSMSYNPLQVVVDYARRGYYDEAQREANRISSAIYQSNDDGGNSKFWNNSSVNLLNALILSQLDMAVRHNSWNRVTMNNIYRELTELGGQEIQDDAGLLTTRLSYYFKKMAQIKNKTQLQEMALEAFQQSNFAGDETAGNIYASMMEGIKIYQQRDIAQLTSMNSLDFRTMAFPRRLRVGFGQQLSLQTVYVIFYDDKGNEIEQRSQMIDRLGFLDFPIKAKLPRKYRIKIDFNHDLTDPELRKYHYCYQGTIKTHKRSPLDKGFKEAGKVTLEPLQSVILNDEEQQITFDYSEQPVALFLGTPPHNPSYNQLVSFAIDQSFNQMYQMALDNEKKCYTRVHFIIDEGGNLPKIQDLPTKFSIGLGSELLFDWVLQNKAQLRINYTKEEAETIISNCGNTLYILSKDKETAQEISDEVGHTTVNVMGHQLQGNVAELNGLNSNLDAVPVISMEELLRLRTGEMVVVRSTARTDQRGRIIRANPIFDTGKTRMPASWQFLNQTLDNKATIYDINVNTPHKRLMLKSLQYDYASDENDSELNQMIQLANEAPTRSAQVITEPATTASEELRQQLAQEKDWGALQKQLMACVDYQSSAYGEIRDLAVDAVASYVLAHLKLYEKCIRKRVS